Proteins encoded by one window of Juglans regia cultivar Chandler chromosome 15, Walnut 2.0, whole genome shotgun sequence:
- the LOC109008252 gene encoding basic form of pathogenesis-related protein 1-like, whose protein sequence is MGYSSKTFLFLCLVGLTLAHVSLAESSDVQDFLDAHNAARAEVGVGPISWNKTLEAYAQNYANQRRDCVLEHSNGPYSENICSGWSGFTALEAVKMFVDEKQFYDYKSNKCVKDECRHYTQVIWKDTTSLGCAKVRCHSGGIFVTCNYSPPGNNDGERPY, encoded by the coding sequence ATGGGCTACTCAAGCAAGACTTTCCTATTCCTATGCCTAGTGGGGTTAACCCTTGCTCATGTTTCTCTAGCTGAAAGCTCTGACGTCCAAGACTTTCTGGATGCGCACAATGCAGCTCGTGCAGAAGTGGGTGTCGGTCCAATTTCTTGGAACAAGACCCTTGAAGCCTATGCTCAAAATTATGCTAACCAGAGGAGGGACTGCGTGTTGGAGCATTCAAACGGGCCGTACTCAGAGAACATATGTTCAGGCTGGAGTGGCTTTACAGCATTAGAGGCTGTGAAGATGTTTGTAGATGAGAAGCAATTCTATGACTATAAGAGCAACAAGTGTGTGAAGGATGAGTGCAGGCACTACACTCAGGTTATTTGGAAGGACACGACGAGTCTGGGCTGTGCCAAGGTAAGGTGTCATAGTGGCGGAATATTTGTGACATGTAACTATTCTCCTCCGGGAAATAACGACGGCGAACGCCCTTATTAG
- the LOC109008251 gene encoding pentatricopeptide repeat-containing protein At3g13160, mitochondrial-like: MWFSGIVRRSFSTVLQPESTTSIKSIANDLYRERSLELLVHKFKKYSELSRFRTRAGIYEDTVRRLAKAKRFRWIEEILEEQKKYEDISKEGFTVRLISLYGKSGMFYHAKRVFDEMPERSCSQTVLSFNALLGACLNSKKFDLVNELFKELPMKLSIEPDLVSYNTVIKAFCHMGWFDSAVSMLDELETHGVEPDLFTFNTLLNGLYGKGRFLDGENTWDRMKKKNIDPDIRSYNAKLIGLASQKKTKVAVELMEEMKTREVKPNSLSFNAVIEGYVNEGNLEEAKWWYDNIGERKGAPGKMTFEIVVPYICEKGELGLAFELCKEIFRRSFLVDVSLLQLVVDGLVMESKMKEAKKLVQLGKTNSYCRYDLTLPSVV; encoded by the coding sequence ATGTGGTTTTCTGGCATTGTTCGCCGCTCTTTCTCCACTGTCCTCCAACCTGAATCCACAACTAGCATAAAATCcattgcaaatgatctttacaGAGAACGCAGCCTCGAGCTCCTCGTCCACAAGTTCAAGAAGTACTCCGAGCTTAGTCGTTTTCGCACCCGAGCTGGTATTTATGAAGACACGGTCCGCCGGCTCGCCAAGGCAAAACGCTTCAGATGGATCGAAGAGATCCTTGAAGAGCAAAAGAAGTATGAGGATATCTCTAAAGAAGGCTTCACGGTCCGGCTAATCTCATTATACGGAAAATCAGGCATGTTCTATCATGCCAAAAGAGTGTTTGATGAAATGCCCGAGCGAAGTTGCAGCCAGACTGTTCTATCGTTCAATGCACTTTTAGGAGCTTGTCTGAACTCGAAGAAGTTTGATTTGGTTAATGAGCTTTTTAAGGAGTTGCCAATGAAACTGTCCATAGAACCAGATTTGGTCTCCTATAATACAGTTATTAAGGCATTTTGTCACATGGGTTGGTTTGATTCGGCGGTTTCAATGCTAGATGAGTTGGAGACGCATGGTGTGGAGCCAGATTTGTTTACTTTCAATACGCTTTTGAATGGGTTATACGGAAAGGGTCGTTTTTTGGATGGTGAAAACACATGGGAtagaatgaagaagaagaacattGATCCTGACATTAGGAGCTATAATGCAAAGTTGATTGGATTGGCATCACAGAAGAAAACCAAAGTGGCAGTCGAGTTAATGGAAGAAATGAAGACCAGAGAAGTCAAGCCCAACTCGTTAAGTTTCAACGCTGTGATTGAAGGATATGTTAACGAGGGAAACTTGGAGGAAGCTAAGTGGTGGTACGATAATATAGGAGAGAGAAAGGGTGCCCCAGGTAAAATGACTTTCGAGATAGTTGTTCCCTATATTTGTGAGAAGGGTGAGCTGGGCCTCGCTTTTGAACTGTGCAAGGAAATTTTCAGAAGAAGTTTCTTGGTTGATGTTTCGTTATTGCAGCTGGTGGTGGATGGACTGGTCATGGAGTCCAAAATGAAGGAAGCTAAGAAGCTCGTACAACTTGGAAAGACAAATAGTTACTGTCGGTATGACCTGACATTGCCTTCAGTTGTTTAG